A genomic stretch from Setaria italica strain Yugu1 chromosome VII, Setaria_italica_v2.0, whole genome shotgun sequence includes:
- the LOC101767671 gene encoding probable FBD-associated F-box protein At1g32375 gives MAGQAAGTRTSRRSSAGRCPPSTAASSSTPTAAASTSSAASPASISGPTDRARDPHLDALISSALSTIHRALPSPSVSVGGRLCALPDAPDGGGPDRLSCLPDALLRDIISRLPVKDAVRTAALSHRWRPVWLSAPLVLYDAHLLPAPTDDIPSRVKRADSDAAAAAVSVILAAHGGPLRCAYLACGNMDGDRARVARWLQLLAVKGVEELLLINRPPLQIDKHLPATLFSMAALTRLYLCFLRFPATAGLPRGAAFPRLRELGLCSVAMEGHADMDFILARSPELENLCFEGHMFPPLGLRLAGRSLRCVQIHYSKVKSIAVVDAPRLARLIVMNSPLKAGGSCTIKIGNAPSLHLFGYFDPVSHVLQVGSTDIKAGTLVDARAMVPAVKILALKFHFRVRNDAKMLPSFLRCFPNVERLYIHSEKVNEPTGKLNFKFWQEAGGIQCVESRVKQLVFHDFRGENSELAFLKFLVESARVLEKLVIVCADGCFGSVDEANSKVKKNLFAGKKGAGGCALLVLEGAKEKEGAPWPYDRGFDFSRVDPFEFVVPT, from the exons atggCCGGCCAAGCGGCAGGGACCCGCACCTCGAGGCGCTCATCAGCCGGGCGCTGCCCACCATCCACCGCTGCATCCTCTTcgactccgacggcggcggcgtcgacttCCTCAGCGGCGTCCCCGGCGAGCATCTCGGGTCCCACCGATCGTGCCAGGGACCCTCATCTCGACGCGCTCATCAGCAGCGCGCTCTCCACCATCCACCGCGCCCTTCCATCCCCGTCTGTCTCTGTCGGCGGCCGCCTCTGCGCCCTCCCCGACGCACCCGACGGCGGTGGCCCCGACCGCCTCAGCTGCCTCCCCGACGCGCTCCTCCGCGACATCATCTCGCGCCTCCCCGTCAAGGACGCCGTGCGCACCGCCGCGCTGTCCCACCGCTGGCGCCCAGTCTGGCTCTCCGCCCCTCTCGTCCTCTacgacgcccacctcctccCGGCGCCCACGGACGACATCCCGAGCCGCGTCAAGCGCGCcgactccgacgccgccgctgccgccgtctccGTCATCCTCGCCGCGCACGGCGGCCCGCTCCGCTGCGCCTACCTCGCCTGCGGCAACATGGACGGAGACCGCGCCCGCGTCGCGCGGTGGCTCCAGCTCCTCGCTGTCAAGGGCGTCGAGGAGCTCCTCCTCATCAACCGCCCGCCGCTGCAGATCGACAAGCACCTCCCCGCCACGCTCTTCAGCATGGCGGCGCTGACGCGGCTCTACCTCTGCTTCCTGAGGTTCCCCGCGACGGCCGGCCTCCCGCGCGGCGCCGCGTTCCCCCGCCTCCGCGAGCTCGGCCTCTGCAGCGTCGCCATGGAAGGCCACGCCGACATGGACTTCATCCTCGCCAGGAGCCCCGAGCTGGAGAACCTCTGCTTCGAGGGTCACATGTTCCCGCCGCtgggcctccgcctcgccggccgcagCCTCCGGTGCGTGCAGATCCACTACTCCAAGGTGAAGAGcatcgccgtcgtcgacgcCCCGCGCCTCGCGCGGCTCATCGTCATGAACTCGCCCCTCAAGGCTGGGGGCTCGTGCACCATCAAGATCGGCAACGCGCCGTCGCTGCATCTGTTTGGGTACTTCGATCCAGTTAGCCACGTGTTACAGGTCGGCAGCACCGACATCAAG GCTGGGACATTGGTTGATGCAAGGGCCATGGTCCCGGCTGTCAAGATCCTGGCCTTGAAATTTCACTTCCGGGTCCGGAATGATGCCAAGATGCTGCCCAGCTTCCTCAGATGCTTCCCCAACGTCGAGAGGCTGTATATTCAT TCCGAGAAAGTGAACGAACCCACGGGCAAGCTCAACTTCAAGTTCTGGCAGGAGGCCGGCGGCATCCAGTGCGTGGAGTCGCGCGTCAAGCAGCTGGTGTTCCATGATTTCCGGGGGGAGAACAGCGAGCTGGCCTTCCTCAAGTTCTTGGTCGAGAGCGCGCGCGTGCTGGAGAAGCTCGTGATCGTGTGCGCCGATGGGTGTTTCGGTTCTGTGGACGAGGCCAATTCGAAGGTGAAGAAGAACCTGTTCGCTGGGAAAAAGGGCGCCGGAGGCTGCGCGCTGCTGGTACTGGAGGGTGCCAAGGAGAAAGAAGGGGCACCTTGGCCCTACGATAGAGGCTTCGACTTCTCTCGTGTCGACCCGTTTGAGTTCGTCGTGCCAACTTAA